TTCCGTCATATGCCCAGTGTGTCCTGCAAAGCTGAGGCACATCCTGTTGTTGCATTcaggtttcaaaataaaagcgtgtGATTTCCGGTCTTCAAAAATGTGTAATAACCTATGGTAATAACATTACTTTCTTTATAAATCTCAGGAATAAATTATATGATAAACAAATGACGAAGAGCATTAAATATACCCttatataaaaaatattatttttgttaacATCCTGACCTTTGTGTGACAATAGGCCTGTGTGACAATACAAAAGgaaacgttttatttattttttaacaagtACATTTCTCATTTTAATTTGAGAATTCACAATTGCTTCTCTTAGAGGAATGCATGTTTCACTGGATCTGatcagaacactttaatgatacatTGATTTCCTTTAGAGCCCAACGAACCCACAGAACATATGTTTGAATGCAATGCAATCCTATGACAATGACACTTGCAAGTAAAGTGGACTGCACATTAGGTTACTTTTAAGTACACATCCAGCCTTATCCTTGGGGATAATTCCACACACATAATCTATATTCCTATCCAGCAGATGGTCATATCACAGCGACAGGAGTTTGTGGTGCACAGAACATTTACCTTTGACTGCGTATTGAACTAGTTTACTCAGTGGGGTTCCCCCATACCTGAAGGCCTTCACTGCATGAAGCTGCCTCTGAATAAGATATTTCCCTTTGCTGGAAACTGATGCTTATTTTCGGGTATTTTGGGGCTAGGGGATATTTACCCAACCCCATACTTTTTGAAGATCCTCAACACACAATAAGACCAACATTAATTTATTGTGACACAAGATACATTAAAAAAGTAActgtttattcaaaaatacacacactatCAGCCATCAAAATGTAATAAACATAGGACTACAAAACAAAcagtttaaataataaaaaacaaatttaaaaaataagaatGATTTGTTAACAAACCAAACATCTTTGAGCGCATGTTATTTACTGATATGGATTCGTTTTTGGTTAAAAATGTAGGCAActcacaaaataaaaaaattcaaaaaacTTAATAGGGTGTATTTAAGAAAATAAGCTTTTATGAATTAAAAATATCACTAATAAGATAATAAGGTTCAAATCTGTTTTTATCAATGAAAATGAGGGACGGGTACTTTAAATATTAATTGCATACTGTGTTGTTTTGcacaatataatataataccaaaGCCTTTCCAAATGTTACCACATAATGTATGAGCAACCAAAAAACTGCAATAGCCTTGTTTATGGTGGCCTGTAAACATCTTATTGTGAAAGTATTGTCAATTGCCCCCAGCTGGCGCCAGAACacggtttccatggaaacgtaAACAAATCGGATGGCAGTGATTTCTCTTCACACTCACTGAGCACAAACCACCACTTTAATATAGATTCCAGCCAGGCGAGATGGACATGAACAATGTGAGGCGCGTCTCCTCTGCGGGATACCGATTACCGGAGCGAACCAGACCGAAAACCACCGAGCCTCCCGCGGACCGGGGCCGCCTCGGGACAGGAGCCGCGGGGCCCGGGGAGAGGAACCCAGAGAGGAGAGACCCCGTGAAACAGGACCAGGTGTGGAAGGAGCGGGTGTggggggagaggagaggagtgcGGGAATGGTGAGTGGGGAAATATTAGGGGCAAAATAAGTCCGGGGGGGAGGCTCACTTGTTTAGTCTAATGTTGATTAGACAAAAGGCTGGTTTAGCTGGTCAGACTGGTTTAGCTTCAGTGTCAGTATGGCTGACTGGTCAGCAAAAGCCAAGCCAAGACCATAATGAAGCtcagcagcagcttgaggaaaTGGATGAATGATATAGCCTACTGAGTATTGAGAAAAAAGTAGATGTCAATCAAATGGAATATGAAAAGTgtataaatgaaataataaacaaaacaaatgttttggctATGTTAACAAAATGAATATGCAACTTACGAAAAATTAtctttcaaaaatatataactTTGTAACGTCACCTTTTTGTCATATGATCAAATTTGTCTAAGCTACAATTTGAatttatttgtctttatttGGAACCACTTAGAAGACTTTTCCTTGTGTTATGTGTGACAGTTACCAACGACAAATATAAGATTTGTCACTCAAAGGCTcacaattacattcaaatgtagaggttgaacattgttcagTATTGTTATACAGTAAGCAATGTTCTATGTCTATCCAAAACACTAATCAGAAGGGGTGGTGACAAAACAAATGCATAACAATGTCTGGCTCtggagataagataagataagatagtactttattgatcccaatttgggaaatgtttgtgttgcagcagcatacaaagacatggcattgtacaataaaaatgtaaagacaagaaataaacaagaaagtagaaaatatacatgttgaatttacaaatgaacaataacaagatataaagcaaggtattatatacataagtatgtgacagatggaatattaaatattaaactgaatatataaatgtaaaatgtacagtgtgattttattccaataaatgatattaaataaattattatGAAATCCATTTAGTTATCATTTCATTAACACTATGGAGATGAACAAATGCATTGTTTTCCACAGGGAGAACAACTGGAATTTCCTCAGGGACTATGATCAGATGGTAAGACTATGTATGTTGATGAAATTCCTGTGAAATGAATGCATCTAAACCTATGATCTAAACACCTTTTCAGGCGCTGAAACTCGGAATATATTCAAATGAATACGCAGTAATGTTTGTGCATGACAAACACGAGAAATATTGCTCATTTTTGTTGTTATCTAACAGCAATGGGCAATTCCATGGCTGACTTTGGTTTATTTTCACATCATTTGTGAGGATTTGTTCcctttaattatttaaaatagtgcATCAACctgaataaaaaatgtcataatACTCagtaaaatacaaatgtttatgCAGTATTGAAAACCCTCCTATTTGATCACTTATTTCAGGATTCATGTCCCTGATTATATCCCTTACTTTGGAGCAATATCACAGCCGAATGCTGCCAACAACCATGTGATCTCTGTGTGTTTGCAGGGGCGGCTGAAGCCAGAGGAGCCCTTACCCAGCAACGTGCCCCTCTTCTCTGAGCGCGTCCCCAACACCACCAACCAGATGTTTGGCAGCAGGCTGTCCACTCCTCTGGGCAGCAATCTGGTCCAACTGGACCGGCTGCTGCTCTGGTCTGGAAGCAACCACCGCCGCAAGCTGGACCCAGAGATGCTGCCCTGCTAGAGCTCTGAAGACCAGACTCCTGTCATCAGGACCTGTGCCCATCAGAGCCAGACCGCACTGTCCTGATGTAGGGCTAAGATGGGTTGGCATGGTGTAGCACAAACCTTAGTAGGATACAGACTTTGAAGTATCAGGTAGAAGCTAGGACTAGCGAGATGATTTTGCTGTCCTACATCTGCTAATTGACCAGTTATATCATCCAATGATCATACAGAAGTATATTCATGTATTCTTCGGTTTAGCAAAATGTTCCATTAGACCGTGGATAGACGTTTATGTTGAAGGCCTTTGCTCAGCGTGAGGTGAAAAGGGATATTTGATTCATGTCATTGGAGCTTGATCGGGTGTTTGATCCGTCACTTGATAATTGAACCAGacacctggggcctcatttataaagggatatacgctcaaaaaatggcgtacgccagtttctacgcaatgtttgcgatttataaaatactaacttgacgggaaaacgtgcagtcctccacgcaaactctaacccatgcgtacgcacttagcacaaaaacgggagagacgagaaactgcgacaccgttggcagaaggaagaatggagagaaatatgtggaaataataccataaataaaatgttacctctcatttatcatatatgaagaattcattttcaaacattgattaaagccaatcttaaaatgattaaacaaacgcctgtttgcgactcctcagtgcacacaaaaacataacttggagaaagaaagaaatacggatatgttatttaaaaccacctcaaatatgttgtgttaatgtcatgaaatgttttctcataaatgatgaggttttgcatttctataggttgtacgagcatggttttatatactaacatgtttaatcatgttttatgccgtttgctaagacttgataagtcgctcataaaacacaggaggtatggaaactaagaacaccatatgtgcagtggcgtttctatatgtacaaaagtggtggggcacaaacaacttagatgtctatatataagcttctgcagtgaggttcatggctggtgaggcattggcactgactcttcaggtttacaaatattatattttgacctaaatctaaatataatattattttcaaaagcctcttttgtctgatgcttcaattaattttaaacagacagttcaacagaaggatacccaaaaaatgtaattgtatcatttaaatattgaattgttctctcttagtaagatcccattttcaataaaattgcagtcttaccttgacttgaagatgaagtccatttgcctatccttctggacaaaaatctctattactttttttgtaaaggtcctccttatcttcttgtagtttcaaaagtctatcataaatctaaatgatggatttatgattagaaaatgataaaagtagggtagacatgtggatattatccggctgaacaaaacgtgcatgtatcgaacaggtacgtttcccacagatcttattttgagctattttctaaaatcctatggagacatctcattgcttttttgtggagggaagccatgcgcagcttacttcctggttttaggacgagtCTCTATCCTCCTCTTCACCTGCttttcacacacaccacacttttcgcggcacacgtacttacagccaatcagctctgaattatgtgagttGACGTaaggtggggatggcagctctatgcccctatggtcattattttttgccacacacattaaaaaggaaaatactctgagcatgcgcagtgtagtttttgcagtcaccgttcacttagacagtgagagggaggggcaggatcaggttttgtcccacatggctctaaacagctcaataggcacacactgtaaacactaattagaagaacacatactaaaacagcaatgtacagacgaatcagatgattaaacatgatcttaaaaatatattttatatatattttaattaattttttgcattttgttgtaatcattattttaatactttctgctgacactaggtggtgcccctaatgaccagtcgccactggtaaattgtacagctaatataacacaacacattagttgtagcctatttcctttaactggtggatatagagttgctgcagtggagacgctgcgcacagctgatcgacagctgggacacaaaccaccaaatacgaaaacataattcagatccagtcgtcatgactccactccggagggattcccgatcatt
The sequence above is drawn from the Pseudochaenichthys georgianus chromosome 22, fPseGeo1.2, whole genome shotgun sequence genome and encodes:
- the cimip5 gene encoding uncharacterized protein C2orf50 homolog; translation: MDMNNVRRVSSAGYRLPERTRPKTTEPPADRGRLGTGAAGPGERNPERRDPVKQDQVWKERVWGERRGVREWENNWNFLRDYDQMGRLKPEEPLPSNVPLFSERVPNTTNQMFGSRLSTPLGSNLVQLDRLLLWSGSNHRRKLDPEMLPC